Proteins encoded within one genomic window of Brachybacterium muris:
- a CDS encoding DNA polymerase III subunit delta', which yields MSVWDDVVGQEQAVAQFRRAASPEGSLAQAWLITGPPGSGRSTAARAFAATLQCEHGTGCGACRSCRMVLANTHPDVTVVATDKLSISKDDVRALVLTAQRAPATGRHRVLVVEDADRMSAGTFNVLLKSIEEPPPSTVWMLCAPSAEDLAPTIKSRCRLVSLSVPSSQVVAELLVRRDGVDPQLAERSARAAQGHIGLALRYATQAGALDAREESARTLLGLRGAGEAVMAAQALVERATSEAKAHSDAVAEEEKAAFLRSAGIDDGKVPPSLRSQVKQLEDDAKRRQTRLVRDVLDRYLLDAHSVLRDVLTVQIGSGGELVNPGVEAEIRRAAGTGEGRITLGLLEAVQEARARIAGNVPPLLAIEALLARIAVAQR from the coding sequence ATGAGCGTGTGGGACGACGTGGTGGGCCAGGAGCAAGCGGTCGCACAGTTCCGTCGAGCCGCCTCCCCGGAGGGTTCACTGGCGCAGGCCTGGCTCATCACCGGACCGCCCGGTTCCGGTCGGTCCACGGCTGCCCGCGCCTTCGCTGCCACCCTGCAGTGCGAGCACGGCACCGGGTGCGGGGCGTGCCGGAGCTGTCGCATGGTGCTGGCGAACACCCACCCCGATGTCACGGTCGTGGCCACCGACAAGCTGTCGATCTCCAAGGACGATGTGCGCGCCCTGGTGCTCACCGCGCAGCGCGCCCCGGCAACCGGCCGCCACCGGGTGCTGGTGGTGGAGGATGCCGACCGGATGAGCGCGGGCACCTTCAACGTGCTGCTGAAGTCGATCGAGGAGCCGCCGCCGTCCACCGTCTGGATGCTGTGCGCCCCCTCGGCGGAGGACCTCGCTCCCACCATCAAGTCCCGGTGCCGCCTGGTGAGCCTGTCCGTCCCCTCCTCGCAGGTGGTGGCGGAGCTCCTGGTGCGCCGCGACGGTGTGGATCCGCAGTTGGCCGAGCGCTCCGCTCGTGCGGCGCAGGGGCACATCGGGCTGGCCCTGCGCTATGCCACCCAGGCCGGTGCGCTCGATGCCCGCGAGGAGTCCGCGCGCACCCTGCTGGGCCTGCGGGGAGCGGGAGAAGCCGTGATGGCCGCCCAGGCGTTGGTGGAGCGCGCCACCTCCGAGGCGAAGGCGCACTCCGATGCCGTGGCCGAGGAGGAGAAGGCGGCGTTCCTGCGCTCGGCGGGGATCGACGACGGCAAGGTGCCGCCGTCCCTGCGCTCCCAGGTGAAGCAGCTCGAGGATGATGCGAAACGGCGGCAGACCCGCCTGGTACGGGACGTGCTGGACCGCTATCTGCTGGACGCCCACTCGGTGCTGCGTGACGTGCTCACCGTGCAGATCGGTTCCGGTGGGGAGCTGGTGAACCCGGGCGTTGAGGCGGAGATCCGGCGCGCGGCCGGCACCGGGGAGGGTCGGATCACGCTCGGTCTGCTGGAGGCGGTGCAGGAGGCACGGGCCCGGATCGCAGGGAACGTGCCACCGCTGCTGGCGATCGAGGCACTGCTGGCACGGATCGCCGTCGCTCAGCGCTGA
- a CDS encoding DUF3027 domain-containing protein: MTPATTAPRRTARPKLDAIAAEAVDLARTALEDVTEPGQVGEHLRVEASGDRVVTHVFDCLMPGYRGWSWVAILVRAPRAKSATVAETALLPGEDALLAPDWEPWSERLKPEDVGADDLMPYKEYDERLEHGYENTGDEDADRVANWELGLGRVRVLSPVGRAEAAERWAESDFGPRPTSERKRRGTISANCASCGFLSLLSGSLRHEFGVCTNEWSPADGRVVHLGYGCGAHSETGKDDADPEIPRATGVIVDELDLEYQKPAPEQPGQSEAGAETEGPAHGTPTEGEPVQGDTEVQSPQA, encoded by the coding sequence ATGACACCAGCCACCACCGCCCCCCGCCGCACCGCCCGCCCCAAGCTCGACGCGATCGCGGCCGAGGCCGTCGACCTCGCACGCACCGCGCTCGAGGACGTCACCGAGCCCGGCCAGGTCGGCGAGCACCTGCGGGTCGAGGCCAGCGGCGACCGCGTGGTCACCCACGTGTTCGACTGCCTGATGCCCGGCTACCGCGGCTGGTCGTGGGTGGCGATCCTGGTGCGCGCCCCCCGCGCGAAGAGCGCCACCGTGGCCGAGACCGCCCTGCTGCCCGGCGAGGACGCCCTGCTGGCCCCCGACTGGGAGCCCTGGTCCGAGCGACTGAAGCCGGAGGACGTCGGCGCCGACGACCTCATGCCGTACAAGGAGTACGACGAGCGCCTCGAGCACGGCTACGAGAACACCGGCGACGAGGACGCTGATCGCGTGGCGAACTGGGAGCTGGGCCTGGGCCGCGTCCGGGTGCTGTCCCCGGTGGGCCGTGCGGAGGCTGCCGAGCGCTGGGCCGAGAGCGATTTCGGTCCCCGTCCCACCTCGGAGCGCAAGCGCCGCGGCACCATCTCTGCGAACTGCGCCAGCTGCGGCTTCCTATCCCTGCTCAGCGGTTCCCTGCGGCACGAGTTCGGGGTGTGCACGAACGAGTGGTCCCCGGCCGACGGCCGCGTGGTGCACCTGGGTTACGGCTGCGGTGCCCATTCCGAGACCGGCAAGGACGACGCGGACCCGGAGATCCCCCGCGCCACCGGCGTTATCGTGGACGAGCTGGACCTGGAGTACCAGAAGCCCGCTCCGGAGCAGCCTGGCCAGTCCGAGGCCGGGGCCGAGACCGAGGGCCCCGCCCATGGCACGCCGACTGAGGGCGAGCCTGTTCAAGGCGATACCGAGGTCCAGAGCCCGCAGGCCTGA
- a CDS encoding cold-shock protein produces MPRGKVKFYDAEKGFGFILDDEDGQSVYVHASNLPDGVATLRPGARVEFDMVDGRRGPQVLSLQLMEPAPSVSRARRPKPDDMAVMVEDLIRLLDDASNGLRKGRYPDRGHAQKISTVLRAVADSFEA; encoded by the coding sequence GTGCCACGTGGCAAGGTCAAGTTCTACGATGCCGAGAAGGGCTTCGGCTTCATCCTCGATGACGAGGACGGTCAGAGCGTGTACGTCCATGCCTCGAACCTGCCCGATGGGGTGGCCACCCTGCGCCCCGGTGCCCGGGTGGAGTTCGACATGGTGGACGGCCGTCGCGGCCCCCAGGTGCTGTCCCTGCAGCTGATGGAGCCGGCACCCTCGGTGAGCCGCGCGCGTCGCCCCAAGCCGGACGACATGGCGGTGATGGTCGAGGACCTCATCCGCCTGCTGGACGACGCCTCCAACGGCCTGCGCAAGGGCCGCTACCCCGATCGCGGGCACGCTCAGAAGATTTCCACCGTGCTGCGCGCCGTCGCCGACAGTTTCGAGGCCTGA
- a CDS encoding NUDIX hydrolase, giving the protein MGGDEAMAEDGPRAEGRGVRPGTAAGPAHPGFLAHLADRAGRGGEVLLDRTRDAQERIDGTRPTRRSAVLLLVAGNDLDDAHLALEERGHALRSQPGQFALPGGGVDPGDPDVVHTALREAQEETGLDPQAVTVLGSFAGIPMPWRSQHVTPVLAWAPTRPPLRAQDPVEVERVVWAALTGDSSLTDPARQFRGVLDGRPVGPVYDLPDGAFVWGFTAMIIEQALSGLGLDPVPWDAPVREIPPERRRA; this is encoded by the coding sequence ATGGGCGGCGACGAAGCGATGGCGGAGGACGGACCGAGGGCTGAGGGCAGAGGGGTTCGGCCGGGCACTGCTGCAGGCCCCGCCCACCCCGGGTTCCTCGCCCACCTCGCGGACCGTGCTGGGCGCGGGGGAGAGGTGCTGCTGGACCGCACCCGTGACGCCCAGGAGCGGATCGACGGCACTCGCCCCACCCGCCGCAGTGCCGTGCTGCTGCTGGTGGCGGGCAACGACCTGGACGATGCCCATCTGGCGCTCGAGGAGCGCGGCCACGCCCTGCGGTCCCAGCCCGGTCAGTTCGCGCTGCCCGGCGGCGGCGTGGACCCGGGGGACCCCGACGTGGTGCATACCGCCCTGCGGGAGGCGCAGGAGGAGACCGGGCTGGATCCGCAGGCCGTGACGGTGCTGGGGTCCTTCGCCGGCATCCCCATGCCCTGGCGCTCCCAGCACGTCACCCCGGTGCTGGCCTGGGCCCCGACCCGGCCCCCGCTGCGGGCACAGGACCCGGTGGAGGTGGAGCGGGTGGTGTGGGCCGCCCTCACCGGCGACAGCTCACTCACCGACCCTGCGCGACAGTTCCGCGGCGTGCTCGACGGCAGGCCTGTCGGCCCCGTGTACGACCTGCCCGACGGGGCGTTCGTGTGGGGGTTCACCGCCATGATCATCGAGCAGGCGCTCAGTGGATTGGGACTGGACCCCGTGCCGTGGGATGCCCCGGTGCGGGAGATACCACCGGAGCGTCGACGGGCCTGA
- a CDS encoding endonuclease III domain-containing protein → MTTPGTTATHGDRGPADVIEVDDRLGRTYPGARTELDHRDAFELLVATVLSAQTTDVRVNSLTPELFSRWPDAAALAGADEEQVTALLRPLGMGGTRAARIIGLAQGLLRDHSGQVPDDQQALEALPGVGRKTAYVVRGTWFGHSLLAVDTHVARLSRRLGWTGSKDPVKVETDVVALVEQAATGSHGKGGSEEIDLTALHLRLILHGRRVCLARAPQCGTCVLADICPSAEVA, encoded by the coding sequence ATGACCACGCCGGGAACGACCGCCACCCACGGTGACCGGGGCCCGGCCGACGTCATCGAGGTGGACGACCGGCTGGGGAGGACCTACCCCGGCGCCCGCACCGAACTCGACCACCGCGACGCCTTCGAACTGCTGGTGGCAACGGTCCTGAGTGCGCAGACCACCGACGTGCGAGTCAACTCCCTCACCCCCGAGCTGTTCTCCCGCTGGCCCGATGCGGCAGCGCTCGCCGGCGCCGATGAGGAGCAGGTGACTGCGCTGCTGCGGCCGTTGGGGATGGGAGGGACTCGAGCGGCGCGCATCATAGGACTGGCCCAGGGCCTGCTGCGCGACCACAGCGGGCAGGTGCCCGATGATCAGCAGGCGCTCGAGGCGCTGCCCGGGGTTGGCCGCAAGACGGCGTACGTGGTGCGCGGGACCTGGTTCGGTCACTCGCTGCTGGCGGTGGACACCCACGTGGCCCGCCTCTCGCGGCGACTGGGGTGGACGGGCTCGAAGGACCCCGTGAAGGTCGAGACCGATGTGGTGGCCCTGGTCGAGCAGGCCGCGACAGGTTCGCACGGCAAGGGCGGCAGCGAGGAGATCGACCTGACCGCCCTACACCTGCGGCTCATCCTGCACGGACGACGCGTGTGCCTGGCCAGGGCCCCTCAGTGCGGGACATGCGTGCTCGCCGACATCTGCCCCAGTGCCGAGGTGGCCTGA
- a CDS encoding Crp/Fnr family transcriptional regulator, with amino-acid sequence MDENIVRSSPLFAALDEDGKQAVLASMSQEDYHRSAVIFREGDPGDRLFIIGTGKVKVGHASGDGRENLLAVLGPGETLGELSLFDPAPRNATATAVAESTLYSLSQQDLYRVLAQRPEVARHLLASLARRLRKTNESLADLVFADVPGRVAKNLLDLAQRFGRQTDDGVMVAHGLTQEELAQLVGASRETVNKALADFASRSWIRLEARAVLLQDVERLRRRAR; translated from the coding sequence GTGGACGAGAACATCGTACGGTCGTCACCGCTGTTCGCCGCGCTCGACGAGGACGGCAAGCAGGCCGTCCTCGCCTCGATGTCGCAGGAGGACTACCACCGCAGCGCCGTCATCTTCCGCGAGGGCGATCCCGGTGATCGCCTGTTCATCATCGGCACCGGCAAGGTGAAGGTGGGCCACGCCTCCGGCGACGGACGCGAGAACCTGCTGGCGGTGCTGGGCCCGGGCGAGACGCTGGGTGAGCTGTCGCTGTTCGACCCGGCCCCCCGCAACGCCACCGCCACGGCTGTCGCCGAGTCCACCCTGTACTCGCTGTCGCAGCAGGACCTGTACCGGGTGCTCGCGCAGCGCCCGGAGGTGGCCCGCCATCTGCTGGCCTCCCTGGCCCGCCGCCTGCGAAAGACCAACGAGTCCCTCGCGGACCTCGTGTTCGCCGACGTCCCCGGCCGTGTCGCCAAGAACCTGCTGGACCTGGCCCAGCGCTTCGGGCGGCAGACGGACGACGGCGTGATGGTCGCCCACGGGCTCACCCAGGAGGAGCTGGCCCAGCTGGTGGGTGCCTCCCGCGAGACCGTCAACAAGGCCCTGGCCGACTTCGCCTCCCGCAGCTGGATCCGGCTGGAGGCTCGCGCGGTGCTCCTGCAGGACGTGGAGCGCCTGCGCCGCCGCGCACGCTGA
- a CDS encoding MBL fold metallo-hydrolase, giving the protein MSGDDTDRDQAAPPVELLVLRAPNPGPMTLTGTNTWVVRDGAQVWVVDPGPKDPEHLADVLLACGAGAQPMGVLVTHHHPDHSAGAATLARQLAARSGSPVPLWAADQGAVVGSRPLPSTLEGDQGTVGHVIHLPGHTADSVGLLLQGGRMLTGDTLLGGSSTVIVPEHGGDLGEYLQSLAILRAMTVDGRISSLHPGHGDPYGSPLEALEAIDAAIEHRLQRIEQVRRARTAGILTMDRLLRVVYGAELPAELEKAARWNLRATLDHLAANG; this is encoded by the coding sequence GTGAGCGGAGATGACACGGACCGGGACCAGGCAGCACCGCCCGTCGAGCTGCTGGTGCTGCGGGCCCCCAACCCGGGCCCGATGACGCTGACGGGCACCAACACCTGGGTGGTGCGCGACGGCGCCCAGGTATGGGTGGTCGATCCCGGCCCCAAGGACCCCGAGCACCTCGCGGACGTGCTCCTGGCCTGCGGGGCAGGTGCGCAGCCGATGGGGGTGCTGGTCACCCACCACCACCCCGACCACTCCGCCGGAGCCGCCACGCTGGCCCGGCAGCTCGCGGCCCGCAGCGGCAGTCCCGTGCCCCTGTGGGCTGCCGACCAGGGAGCGGTGGTGGGCTCCCGGCCCCTGCCGTCCACACTCGAGGGGGACCAGGGGACGGTGGGCCATGTGATCCACCTGCCCGGCCACACCGCGGACTCCGTGGGGCTGCTGCTGCAGGGCGGTCGCATGCTCACCGGTGACACCCTGCTGGGCGGCTCCTCCACCGTGATCGTCCCCGAGCACGGCGGCGACCTCGGTGAGTACCTGCAGTCGCTCGCCATCCTGCGTGCCATGACGGTCGACGGCAGGATCTCGTCCCTGCACCCCGGTCATGGCGACCCCTACGGCTCCCCGCTCGAGGCCCTGGAAGCCATCGACGCGGCGATCGAGCACCGGCTCCAGCGGATCGAGCAGGTGCGGCGCGCGCGCACCGCGGGGATCCTCACCATGGACCGGCTGCTGCGCGTCGTCTACGGGGCCGAGCTGCCCGCGGAGCTGGAGAAGGCCGCACGCTGGAACCTGCGCGCCACCCTGGACCATCTCGCCGCGAACGGCTGA
- a CDS encoding RidA family protein yields MTVPASPPSAAADGSRIRQRLTELGLELPSVAAPVAAYVPAVRSGDHVLTSGQLPFIDGSLPRTGKVGAEVTAEQAAELAATSCLNALAAIEDLVGSLDQIVRVVKLTGFVASDPSFTGQPAVINGASELLGEVFGERGAHARSAVGVAVLPMDAPVELELQVEIQRTV; encoded by the coding sequence ATGACCGTTCCCGCATCGCCCCCCTCCGCTGCCGCCGACGGCTCCCGCATCCGCCAGCGCCTGACCGAGCTGGGCCTCGAGCTGCCGTCCGTGGCCGCCCCCGTCGCCGCCTATGTCCCGGCGGTGCGCTCCGGTGACCACGTGCTCACCTCCGGCCAGCTCCCGTTCATCGACGGCAGCCTCCCGCGCACCGGCAAGGTCGGCGCGGAGGTCACCGCGGAGCAGGCCGCAGAGCTCGCCGCCACCAGCTGCCTCAACGCCCTCGCGGCGATCGAGGACCTGGTGGGCTCGCTCGACCAGATCGTCCGGGTGGTGAAGCTGACCGGTTTCGTCGCCTCCGATCCATCCTTCACCGGGCAGCCGGCCGTCATCAACGGCGCCAGCGAGCTGCTCGGCGAGGTGTTCGGCGAGCGCGGTGCCCACGCCCGCAGCGCGGTCGGCGTGGCCGTGCTCCCGATGGACGCCCCGGTGGAGCTGGAGCTCCAGGTCGAGATCCAGCGGACCGTCTGA